The sequence TCTAAAACCATTTCTGAAAGATCGCCGGCGTTGATGCTGAATTGCATATTTATGAAACTCCGTTAAGTGTAATTTTTATTCCTTCTGGCGTATAAGGCTCTACAGCTGACAAAGCTACTTTTGTTTCCCACAAGTATTCATTCAATTTAGTTAATTAATGTCATAAAATGGTCAGAATTGTATCGTTAGGGCTTTGCCTGTTGCTATTTTCTAATACCTATGCACAAGAGAAAGACACGATGAACCGTGTTGAATTAAAACCAGTCATTATAACGGCAGAAAAGCGTGAAGGCTCTCTGCAAAAAACACCTATATCTGTATCAGCGCTGACGGGGGCGCAGTTAGAAAGATCTAAGACAGTTGAGATGGGAGACCTGCTGCTACAGGTGCCGAATCTGATGGCAATGAATGTAGGGGCACCTACCCTGAGTACGATTTCGATCAGGGGGATTATGACATTCTCTGTAGATCCTGCTGTAGGCGTGTATATCGATGGTATTCCAATGTTTGATGGGTATTCCAGTTCTATCCGGTTGAACGACATCGAACGGATCGAAGTACTACGTGGGCCGCAAAGTACGCTTTATGGTCGTAATGCGCTCGGTGGTATCATCAATATCTTTACCCGTCAGCCGGGCGATACCCTTCGTGGTTTTGCAGAAGCAGGTTTTGGTAAGTATGCCAGTCAGCACTACGGACTAAGTATATCTGGTCCTATTGTAAAACACAAACTGCTTGCAGGGTTCTCTGGTATGTATGATACCCGCAATGGTTATTTTACCAACCTTTATACAAACTCCAAATACGACCGTCCGGAGATATTCGGTGGCAATGCTTATCTGAAGTACCTGGTCAGTGATCGCCTCACATTTACTTTCAATCTGAAAGGGGAGCAGGATAATGTAAGCGGTGCCTTTCCATACGTGTTAGGTGCAGAGAATGCATTGGCCAATCCGTATAAAATAAACCAGAATGGCACTAATCAGGAGACAAGGAAATTGTATACCGGCTCCCTGCTGGCAGAGTATAAAACGCGTGGCGCTACCTTCTCTTCTATTACTGGTTATACTTACCTGCGTGATACTTATAGAAACTACGATGCGGATTATTCTGTCTATGATATGATCACCTATTCAGCCCCGATGAATGACCAAATGACCTGGACGGAGGAACTGAAAGTTGTGACTGCGGCTGACAGAAAACTGCAATTCACCGGTGGACTCTTTGGTTTTATTGACCGTAAACATTCACAGACGGTGTATACTTATGGGGATGACTATGCACTATATGATCCTAATGCACCTTATACGACCAACATTTACGGCGATAAACATATTTATGGTGCTGCTGCATATGCTCACCTCACTTATGCGATTTCTCCAAAGTGGAAGGTATCAGGTGGTTTGCGTTATGATATAGAAAAGAGAGATTTGGTGACCAGTACCGATTATGTAAAAGATGGTAGTGCACCTGTGGTGATCAGTCCTGAGCAAAAACTGAAGGGGGATAATAATGCGTTTTCTCCGAAACTGAGTTTGTCTTATATGCCTGCGAATGATGTGCTGGTGTATGCAACATATTCGAAAGGGTATCGTACAGGTGGTTTTAACCAGTATACAACGGATGTAACGAAGTTAAATTACAAACCAGAGTATACTGACAATTTTGAACTGGGTTTTAAATCAGAATGGTTCCATCACAGGTTGCGTGCGAATGTGGCGGTGTTCTATACTAACTGGCGCGATCAGCAGCAGACGCTGAATCTGCCGGAAACAGCAATTCAGAATGTAGGCAAGATGGAGAATAAAGGTGCTGAGATTGAGTTGACAGGTATTCCTGTGAAAGGGCTGGAAGTGAGTTACAATCTTGGGGTGGTGAGTAGTGAGTTCAAAGCGCTGATACTGCCTGATGAGAATCGTGAGAACAAAGATTATAAGGGGAATAAACAGGTGTTCACGCCTGCATTTACATCCTCACTGGCATTTACTTATACCTATGATTTCGGGCATCGGTGGAGCCTGTTTGTACGTCCTGAGTGGAAGTGGTTAGGTAAACAATATATGACGTATTATAATGACCTGGTGCAAGATCCGTTTAGTCTGGTCAATGCCACGGTGGGCGTGAAGTATGCACAGTTTGAATTGAGTGGATGGGGGAAGAACCTGGGGAATGTAAAATACATTTCTTATGCGTATGCAACGCAGACGAAGGAGAATACGCCGTTGTTGCCGGGGACTCCGCTTACTTACGGTGTGTCACTGAAAACAAGGTTCTAACATGAAGATCGTGTACTACATCCTCAGAGGCTTGCTGGCCCTGCAATTTATTTATGCGGGTATTGAAAAATTATGGTTGCCTTTTCATGCAGACGGCATTCATGGCAGTGCGGATTTTCTGGCGTTTTATTTACTACTGCATCGTACAGGTTATCTCTACTTTGTCGGTTTCTTTCAATTACTATGCGGGTTGTTGTTGGTATTTAAAAAGACATACCTGTTGGCTGCCGTCATGCTGATTCCCTTATTGCTTTGTCTGCTGGCCACGCATGTATTTATATCCGGCAATACCGGTTATATGTGCTACGATACCGTATTACTTGGATTTGATCTATTGTTATTATTTAGCTGCTACAGGCGGCTGCTAAACATCTTTATATAAATTATGCAACTCGAAATAAAAGATCTTCATAAGACGTATGCCAATGGCAAACAGGCTTTGAAAGGCATCTCCCTGACCATTGGTAGGGGAATGTTTGGTCTGCTGGGGCAAAATGGTGCAGGCAAGTCTACACTCATGCGCACCATTGCCACTTTGCAGGAACCGGATAAAGGCAGCATTATGCTGGATGGAATCGATGTTCTGCGAAACCCTGCTGACATGCGAAAAATACTGGGTTATCTGCCACAGGATTTTGGTGTGTACCAGCATATATCTGCTATAGAAATGCTGGATCATATTGCAGAGATGAAAGGCATTTTGCATGCGGGCGACAGGGCAGATATCGTGAATGAATTACTCCTGCGTGTGAACCTGCATCATGTACGTAGAAAAAAACTCGGTACTTATTCCGGAGGGATGAAGCAACGTTTCGGTATCGCGCAGGCGTTGCTTGGCAGTCCGAAAGTGATCATCGTAGATGAACCTACTGCCGGCCTTGATCCATTGGAGCGGAACCGTTTTTATAATTTACTGAGTGAGATAGGGGAGAACACCATCGTCATTCTCTCCACACATATTGTAGAAGATGTGTCAACGCTATGCAATGACATGGCTATTATTGGAGATGGACAGGTGTTGCTGTATGGCAAGCCGGAAGAGATAGAACAGGCGTTGTCTGGTAAGTTGTGGGAGAAGGTGGTGAGCAAAGAGACCTTGCAGGAATATCGTTATGAAGGGATGCAGATCATTTCCAGTCGTTTTCATGCAGGCCGTCTGATCATTACCGTATTGGCAGATGCATCGCCAAATGAAGGTTTTGTCGCAAAGACACCATCGCTGGAAGATGCTTACTTCGAACAGTTAAAATGTTAATTATGTTTAGTACAGTGTTTAAATTCGAAGTCAGGCAGCAGTTCCGCAAGGCGTTTACGTGGATCTTTTTGTTGTTGATGGTGTTGCAGGGCGTATATTATATGCATCATGCGGGGGAGTATTTCAGTGCGGACAAGACTTTTGCAAATGCACCGGCGATATTGTATACCGTGATGGCAGGATTGGGATATATTGGTTTTATTGTCACCGCAATATTAGGTGGGGCGGCTTTGGGCAAGGATCTGGATAGCAGGACTACAGCGTTGTTGTATACGACAGGTGTACGCCAGTCCTCATTTTTTTGGGGTAGATATACGGGGGCGTTGCTGACGTTGTTGTTGTTATATGGAGGGTACCTGGCCGGGATCTTATTGTATAATCTATTGCCGATACCGAATTTGGGTCCTTTTTCGGGAGGGGCTTTTTTGAAAGCGTTGGTATTGATCTTTTTGCCGAATGTGATTGTGTTGTATAGTTTGTGTTTTGCGGTGACTGTGTTTATGCGGAGTAGCAGGGCGGCTTATGGTGTGGCAATGGCAGGGATGCTGCTGATGATATTTGGAGAGACGACTTTTGATAGTGAGCCTAAGGGGACATTGCTGGATCCTACCGGGTTTTCAGTGTTGCATTATCAGTTATTGCATTTATCGCCTGAGGAGAAGAATATGTTTTCACCTGAGTTTGCGGGATTGTTGTTGTATAACCGGTTGATTTGGGGAGGGGTGAGTTTGGTGGCGGTGTTGTTGGGGTATAGGGTGTTTGCATTCAGGAGGTTTGGGGTAGTGAGGCAGGAGAAAGAGAAGAGGGAGCATGAAGGGCTTTCACCACAGTCAGTTTCGATGCATGCACCTGTCAGACATGTAACCACTTCCTTCTCATTAGCGACCGATTGGAAACATACCTTTACCCTTTCATGGCTGGCATTTAAAAGCGTGGTGCGTCCTATTGGATTTAGATTATTTCTCTTCCTCATATTTGTTATTTACATAGGTTATATGGCGGTATGGCAAGAGCAGTATTATTCCGCTGCCCCTACATTGCCCGTGACGGTAGTGATTACCGGTGTAACGGTTCCTTTATCCTTTTACCTGCTGTTGTTTATCATTATTAATACAACAGAATTATTGTTCCGGCAACAGGTTTCCGGTTTCTGGCAGATTGGAGATGCCTTGCCGATCCCTTCATGGGTGAATATTTTATCAAATGTATTTGCTATGTTGGGTGTGGTGATCCTGATGACGTTGTCTCTCCTGCTTTTTGGGATCATTGTACAGGTTTGTAAAGGATATTATCATTTTGAACTGGGTGTATATTTTGATGATCTATTTATCAGGTGGCTGCCTAAATACATTGGTTACATCCTGTTGACAGTCTTTGTAGCAGGTGTAACATCGAACCGGTATGCCACGCACTGGATCTGTATTTTATTTTTGGTGATCAGTACTGTACTCAATGAGATGGAGGTGATAGAACAGAGTCGTTTTAATTTCATCTTCTCACCGGGTAGTGGTATGCATACGGATATGAATGGGATGAGTTTCTTTGGTTTGGCGCATGGTTGGTATATGTTATACTGGTGTGCGTTGGCATTGGCATTGTTTACGATAGGGATGTGGGTATGGCAGCGGGGTACACCGGTATCATTGATTACAAGAATGAGAAGACGTAGACCATCTCCGGTGTTTTTATCCTTGTTTGTAATTGGGATTGGGTTATTCTTTTTTAGCGGAAATAAAATTTATGAAACGGTGAATGTGCAGAATAAGTTTCAGGCAAAATCCGTTTCACGGGCAGAGCAGGCATTTTATGAGAGGATGTATAAAAAATACGAGCATATAGTACAGCCGGAGGTAGAGGAGGTACAACTGGATTTGAACATTTATCCTGCTGATCGCAAACTGGATTATAGTGCGGTGTTGTTATTACGCAATCCATCTAATAGTATGATTGATACACTGCATTTGGAATGGATGGATTTTTCTGCGATAGATGTCATCAGGGGGGCGCGTTTAGTGCAGATGGATAGGGTATTGCGGCATGCGAAGTATGTTTTAGATGTGCCCTTGCAGCCTCATGATTCATTTACATTGGTGGTTAGCGGGCATCAGCAATATGCCGGTTTTACAAATAGTGATCCACAGGCGGGGCTGACGTTTAATGGTAGTTTTATAACAGAGAAGGTGATTCCGCATATTGGTTATGACAAAGATCGTGAATTGATAGCCAATAATTATCGTGAACAATTAGGGTTGGCGAAAATGGTTTCCCGCATTCCGCCGGTGACGGATACTTTTGCGGCAAAGCAGCGTTTTGCATCTACACAGGGTGGTGATATCAGGTATGTGTTCAATATTAGTACAGCGGAAAATCAAACCATTGTTGCACCGGGGGTTTTAGAAAAACAGTGGACTGAAGAGGGGCGAAATCATTATCGTTTTGTATCGGAAGG is a genomic window of Chitinophaga sp. LS1 containing:
- a CDS encoding DoxX family membrane protein, encoding MKIVYYILRGLLALQFIYAGIEKLWLPFHADGIHGSADFLAFYLLLHRTGYLYFVGFFQLLCGLLLVFKKTYLLAAVMLIPLLLCLLATHVFISGNTGYMCYDTVLLGFDLLLLFSCYRRLLNIFI
- a CDS encoding ABC transporter ATP-binding protein, with product MQLEIKDLHKTYANGKQALKGISLTIGRGMFGLLGQNGAGKSTLMRTIATLQEPDKGSIMLDGIDVLRNPADMRKILGYLPQDFGVYQHISAIEMLDHIAEMKGILHAGDRADIVNELLLRVNLHHVRRKKLGTYSGGMKQRFGIAQALLGSPKVIIVDEPTAGLDPLERNRFYNLLSEIGENTIVILSTHIVEDVSTLCNDMAIIGDGQVLLYGKPEEIEQALSGKLWEKVVSKETLQEYRYEGMQIISSRFHAGRLIITVLADASPNEGFVAKTPSLEDAYFEQLKC
- a CDS encoding TonB-dependent receptor, producing MVRIVSLGLCLLLFSNTYAQEKDTMNRVELKPVIITAEKREGSLQKTPISVSALTGAQLERSKTVEMGDLLLQVPNLMAMNVGAPTLSTISIRGIMTFSVDPAVGVYIDGIPMFDGYSSSIRLNDIERIEVLRGPQSTLYGRNALGGIINIFTRQPGDTLRGFAEAGFGKYASQHYGLSISGPIVKHKLLAGFSGMYDTRNGYFTNLYTNSKYDRPEIFGGNAYLKYLVSDRLTFTFNLKGEQDNVSGAFPYVLGAENALANPYKINQNGTNQETRKLYTGSLLAEYKTRGATFSSITGYTYLRDTYRNYDADYSVYDMITYSAPMNDQMTWTEELKVVTAADRKLQFTGGLFGFIDRKHSQTVYTYGDDYALYDPNAPYTTNIYGDKHIYGAAAYAHLTYAISPKWKVSGGLRYDIEKRDLVTSTDYVKDGSAPVVISPEQKLKGDNNAFSPKLSLSYMPANDVLVYATYSKGYRTGGFNQYTTDVTKLNYKPEYTDNFELGFKSEWFHHRLRANVAVFYTNWRDQQQTLNLPETAIQNVGKMENKGAEIELTGIPVKGLEVSYNLGVVSSEFKALILPDENRENKDYKGNKQVFTPAFTSSLAFTYTYDFGHRWSLFVRPEWKWLGKQYMTYYNDLVQDPFSLVNATVGVKYAQFELSGWGKNLGNVKYISYAYATQTKENTPLLPGTPLTYGVSLKTRF